Proteins encoded in a region of the Isosphaeraceae bacterium EP7 genome:
- a CDS encoding ubiquinol-cytochrome c reductase iron-sulfur subunit → MAQRPSVKEILELARRGGAATPEGAAPAPAPTPEAEPELEAAPPPAAAEPAPTAASLGRPLTLKEKLAAARAGGAPGATPAPAASAPKPAAAAPVASGEKTVPAPAESLGRPLTLKEKLAAARSGGTAPAPAAGASASSAKPAAAKAAPVAKVARELPPLDEITDPKDLAEALRRAGAKKDQEVVSEAAVAKAAAAGATPGAAAAAGRAAATKAAPKVMPVPPRPSRLASLVERVTPRRDFNTYTVPWLAIGWISFSAGMGALSLMLGRFMFPNVLAEPPSTIKVGVPTQFEPSEVNERWKAEWGFWIVRSSYEGQDQIYALQSICTHLGCPPNWLASEQKFKCPCHGSGFYISGVNFEGPAPRPLERFKLSLADDGQLVVDKSQRFQQELGQWADPDSFIAV, encoded by the coding sequence ATGGCTCAACGTCCGAGCGTGAAAGAGATACTGGAACTCGCCAGGCGTGGCGGGGCCGCCACGCCCGAGGGCGCGGCCCCCGCCCCGGCGCCGACCCCCGAAGCCGAGCCCGAGCTTGAAGCCGCCCCCCCGCCGGCCGCCGCCGAGCCCGCCCCGACCGCCGCGAGCCTTGGCCGCCCCTTGACGCTCAAGGAGAAGCTGGCCGCCGCCCGCGCCGGCGGTGCCCCCGGCGCGACGCCGGCACCGGCCGCATCCGCGCCGAAGCCCGCGGCCGCGGCCCCGGTCGCCTCGGGCGAGAAGACGGTCCCGGCCCCCGCCGAGTCGCTCGGCCGTCCGTTGACGCTCAAGGAGAAGCTGGCCGCCGCCCGCTCGGGCGGCACGGCCCCCGCGCCCGCCGCCGGCGCCTCGGCCTCCTCGGCCAAGCCCGCCGCCGCCAAGGCCGCGCCGGTCGCGAAGGTAGCCCGCGAGCTGCCGCCGCTCGACGAGATCACCGATCCGAAGGACCTGGCCGAGGCCCTCCGCCGGGCCGGGGCGAAGAAGGACCAGGAGGTCGTCTCCGAGGCCGCCGTCGCCAAGGCCGCCGCCGCTGGCGCGACCCCGGGTGCCGCCGCCGCCGCGGGCCGGGCCGCCGCGACCAAGGCCGCCCCCAAGGTGATGCCCGTCCCGCCCAGGCCGAGCCGGCTTGCCTCGCTGGTCGAGCGGGTGACCCCCCGCCGCGACTTCAATACCTATACGGTCCCCTGGCTGGCCATCGGCTGGATCTCGTTCTCCGCGGGCATGGGCGCCCTGTCGCTCATGCTCGGCCGGTTCATGTTCCCCAACGTCCTGGCCGAGCCGCCCAGCACGATCAAGGTGGGCGTCCCCACCCAGTTCGAGCCGAGCGAAGTCAACGAACGCTGGAAGGCCGAGTGGGGCTTCTGGATCGTCCGGTCCAGCTACGAAGGGCAGGACCAGATCTACGCCCTCCAGTCGATCTGCACCCACCTGGGCTGCCCCCCCAACTGGCTGGCCAGCGAGCAGAAGTTCAAGTGCCCCTGCCACGGGAGCGGGTTCTACATCTCGGGCGTCAACTTCGAGGGGCCCGCGCCCAGGCCGCTCGAGCGATTCAAGCTGAGCCTCGCCGACGACGGCCAGCTCGTCGTTGACAAGAGCCAGCGGTTCCAGCAGGAGCTCGGCCAGTGGGCCGACCCCGATAGCTTCATCGCCGTCTGA
- a CDS encoding cytochrome b N-terminal domain-containing protein: MSIADKIYESQIWKSVFRHPMPTDRRNRVVVMLSNFFLHLHPVSVRKQGIALSYTWCMGGTTFFLFMVEVVTGVLLMFYYRPTLEHAYNDILALRDVTTLGILRELHRWGAHAMVIAVWLHMYRVFLTGSYKPPREFNWVVGVLLLVFTLLLSFTGYLLPWDQLAIWAITVGSNMARATPGVGVEGPGAALLKLNGVSLITNGSDAKFALLAGRTVGEMTLNRFYVLHCVAIPLAVSLLIMIHFWRVRKDGGISGPM; encoded by the coding sequence ATGTCCATCGCCGACAAGATCTACGAGAGCCAGATCTGGAAGAGTGTCTTCCGGCACCCCATGCCCACCGACCGGCGCAACCGGGTCGTGGTCATGCTGTCGAACTTCTTCCTCCACCTGCACCCGGTCAGCGTCCGCAAGCAAGGCATCGCGCTGAGCTACACCTGGTGCATGGGGGGAACGACCTTCTTCCTGTTCATGGTCGAGGTCGTTACCGGCGTCCTCCTGATGTTCTACTACCGGCCGACGCTGGAGCACGCCTACAACGACATCCTGGCGCTCCGCGACGTGACCACGCTGGGCATCCTCCGCGAGCTGCATCGCTGGGGGGCGCATGCGATGGTCATCGCGGTCTGGCTGCACATGTACCGCGTGTTCCTCACAGGCAGCTACAAGCCCCCGCGCGAATTCAACTGGGTGGTGGGCGTCCTGCTGCTCGTGTTTACACTGCTCTTATCGTTCACGGGGTACTTGCTCCCCTGGGACCAGCTCGCCATCTGGGCCATCACCGTCGGCTCGAACATGGCACGGGCGACGCCCGGCGTGGGGGTCGAAGGCCCGGGTGCGGCCCTGTTGAAGCTCAACGGGGTGAGCCTGATTACCAACGGGTCAGACGCCAAGTTCGCGCTGCTCGCTGGCCGGACCGTGGGCGAGATGACCTTGAACCGGTTCTATGTGCTGCACTGCGTGGCGATCCCGCTAGCGGTGTCTCTGCTGATCATGATCCACTTCTGGCGCGTCCGTAAGGACGGCGGCATCAGCGGGCCGATGTAA